The nucleotide sequence TAAGACTTTCGCTATTTTTTTATGTTTATTTATTTTTTTTATAAGTTTTAAACACTGTTATTTTGCATTTATATAATAAAAAGCATTTATTAAAAAAAACAATATGCATTTAAAGATTTTTTTAACAAAAAAAGAAATCTTTTTAAAGATTTTTTTTTATAAAAAAAAAATCTTTAAAAAGATTTCTTTAAATTTAAGAAAAAATGAAATAATTTTTTATAAATTTTTTAAAAAATAAAAATTAAGAATAGTAAGTACTACGTAAAAAAACGCATTTATTTAAATATTTTTTTATATTTAATTATCTGGATATGTATTTGTAGCTATTTTGCGTAAATAATAATAACTAATATTTACTTGTTTTTTTAACCCACTAGGTCCCATTTTAGTCAATTCACTTAAAGAATACTTGGCAACTAATGCTCGAAGAATAGTTTGTCGAGCTTCTTTCTCATCTAAAGATATTAAACGTTGTGCATTTTTCTTTTTTTTGTAAAAAGCATGTCTAGAAACTCGATATTTAAAAATACTTTTCATTTGAATATCTTTAGATCGTCTTTTTGCATCAAGCATAGTTATAGGATTAAGTCCCTTGCTAATAAGATTTTTATTTATCCATCCTAATTGTTGTTGTTTAGCATTAATTAATTTTTTTTCAGAAATTCCTAATAACATAAAAAATAATGGAGTAAGTTTTATCATTTTAGGCATATAGTTACCTAAAATTTTATCCCATATCTTTTTACAACTCACATAACCCATAGGTTCCATAAAATTTGTTATTAATCTGGATGCTCGGGTAATAGATTTATTGCCAGATGCAGATATTGTGGACAAACCACATTCATCAGATAATTGTTCAACAGACGCTTGAACTAATTCAGAAGAAATATTAAAATGATATAGCATTGCTGAAACCATAGCTCTCATGGCAGATGCTCGATGTTTATTTAATTGTCTGAATCTTTTTAAAGGCAATCCTGTCTTAATATTTTTTGCTTGTAAAATATAATTTAATTCACATCTTGAAACATCTATCTCTTCTGCCCTTTCCATTGCATAACAAATAAAAAAGGGCCGCCGTTTATTATTTTTAG is from Buchnera aphidicola (Brevicoryne brassicae) and encodes:
- the repA gene encoding plasmid replication initiator RepA produces the protein MTSRKCYIHNLNPIFKPPKNNKRRPFFICYAMERAEEIDVSRCELNYILQAKNIKTGLPLKRFRQLNKHRASAMRAMVSAMLYHFNISSELVQASVEQLSDECGLSTISASGNKSITRASRLITNFMEPMGYVSCKKIWDKILGNYMPKMIKLTPLFFMLLGISEKKLINAKQQQLGWINKNLISKGLNPITMLDAKRRSKDIQMKSIFKYRVSRHAFYKKKKNAQRLISLDEKEARQTILRALVAKYSLSELTKMGPSGLKKQVNISYYYLRKIATNTYPDN